The Lycium barbarum isolate Lr01 chromosome 12, ASM1917538v2, whole genome shotgun sequence genome includes a region encoding these proteins:
- the LOC132623782 gene encoding cytochrome P450 77A1 translates to MEVMDILLLGLAILFFCVWWKYWSVTGGGKRNLPPGPPGWPLVGNLFQVVLQRRPFIYVVRDLRKKYGPIFTMQMGQRTLVIITSSELIHEALVQNGPLFASRPPDSPIRLIFSVGKCAINSAEYGPLWRALRRNFVTELINPTRIKQCSWIRKWAMEYHMKRLENEVSQQGFVEVMANCRLTICSILICLCFGAKISEERIKKIEIILKDVMLVTAPQLPDFLPVLTPLFRRQVKQAKKLRQTQLDYLVPLVRDRKAFVDSNGDPKSSHSEMVSPIGAAYVDSLFSLEPPGRKLGEAEIVTLVSETIAAGTDTSATALEWALLHLVTDQEIQEKLYKEIVDCVGKNGSISESDVEKMPYLGAIVKETFRRHPPSHFVLSHSVTNDTQLGGYNIPSDAYVEFYTAWLTEDPSLWKDPGEFRPERFLTGDGVDVDITGMKGVKMMPFGAGRRICPAWSLGTLHINLMLAKMVHRFKWIPIPDNPPDPTETFAFTVVMKNPLKAIILPRI, encoded by the exons ATGGAGGTAATGGACATTCTATTACTTGGCTTAGCTATTCTCTTTTTTTGTGTATGGTGGAAATATTGGTCAGTCACTGGAGGTGGCAAAAGAAATCTGCCACCAGGGCCACCTGGTTGGCCATTAGTAGGAAATCTTTTCCAAGTGGTTCTCCAACGTCGCCCTTTTATTTATGTAGTACGTGATTTACGTAAAAAATATGGTCCTATTTTCACTATGCAAATGGGACAACGTACCCTTGTTATAATCACTAGCTCCGAACTCATCCATGAAGCCCTAGTCCAAAATGGCCCGCTTTTCGCGAGTCGACCTCCAGATTCACCGATCCGTCTTATATTTTCCGTTGGAAAGTGCGCCATAAACTCTGCCGAGTATGGCCCGTTATGGCGGGCTTTGCGACGGAATTTTGTGACGGAGCTGATAAATCCAACGAGAATTAAACAATGTAGTTGGATAAGAAAATGGGCTATGGAATACCACATGAAAAGGCTGGAAAATGAAGTATCTCAACAGGGTTTTGTTGAGGTGATGGCTAATTGTAGGCTTACTATATGTAGCATTCTCATTTGCCTTTGTTTTGGAGCTAAAATTTCTGAAGAGAGAATCAAGAAGATTGAGATCATACTCAAAGATGTTATGCTTGTTACTGCTCCTCAGCTTCCTGACTTCTTGCCGGTGCTCACACCGTTGTTTCGCCGCCAAGTGAAACAGGCAAAGAAGCTGAGGCAGACTCAACTTGACTATCTAGTTCCTTTG GTAAGAGACAGGAAGGCATTTGTGGACAGCAATGGAGACCCTAAAAGCAGCCATTCAGAAATGGTGAGCCCAATTGGTGCAGCCTATGTTGATTCACTATTTAGTCTTGAACCACCTGGCAGGAAACTAGGAGAAGCAGAAATTGTCACACTTGTTTCAGAAACAATAGCTGCAGGAACTGATACAAGTGCCACTGCACTAGAATGGGCTTTGCTTCACCTAGTGacagatcaagaaatccaagaaaagcTCTACAAGGAAATAGTTGATTGTGTTGGTAAAAATGGTTCCATTTCAGAAAGTGACGTTGAGAAAATGCCTTATCTTGGAGCCATTGTGAAGGAGACTTTTAGGAGGCACCCACCTAGCCATTTTGTGTTGTCACATTCTGTAACAAATGATACTCAATTAGGAGGGTACAATATCCCTTCTGATGCCTATGTTGAATTTTACACTGCATGGTTAACTGAGGATCCTAGCCTATGGAAAGATCCGGGCGAGTTTCGGCCAGAAAGGTTTTTGACTGGGGACGGAGTTGATGTGGACATTACTGGAATGAAGGGCGTGAAGATGATGCCATTCGGGGCGGGTCGTCGAATCTGCCCCGCTTGGTCATTGGGTACGTTGCACATCAACTTGATGCTTGCTAAGATGGTCCATAGATTCAAGTGGATACCCATACCCGACAACCCACCCGACCCGACAGAGACCTTTGCTTTTACTGTAGTGATGAAAAATCCCCTTAAAGCAATTATTTTGCCAAGGATCTAA